TGGACCGGCACGATGGCCTTGGTGCGCGGCGTGATCGCCGCCTCAAGCTGCGCGGGATCCATGGTCAATGCATGCGGATCGATGTCCACGAACACCGGATGCGCGCCCGTGTAGCGGATGGCCGCAACGCTGGCGACGAATGTGAAGGGCACGGTGATGACCTCGTCGCCCGGTCCGATGCCCGCCGCCAGCAAAGCCAGATGCAATGCGCTGGTTCCGGTGTTGACCGCGACGGCATGGCTAGTGCCGCAATAGGCGGCGAACTCGCGCTCGAAACCGGCCACTTCCTCGCCAAGCACATATTGCCCGGACGCCAGAACGCGAAGCACCGCGTCGTCGAGTTCGGGCTTGATGGAAGCGTATTGCGCCCTGAGATCGAGGAACGGGATCATGCGACGCGCCTCGCGGGTTCGAGTTCGACGACGCGGCCGCGCTGGCAAAGCGACGCGCTTGCCGCTTCGAGGATGCGAACGACCCGCAGGCCGGCGTGCCCGTCGGCGACCGGGGTGCCGCCTGTCTCGATGCAGCCGACGAACTCCTTGAGTTCGGTCGCGAGCGCCTCGGCGATATCGAGATGCGGCGCCCACATATCGCCGCTGCGGTAGCCGATCAGGGCCTGCCGCACCGCTTCGCCATTGGCCTGAAACTCGCCCTTGAGGGTGATGCCCTTGTCGTAGACCTTGATCTTCTCGCTCGGCTCCAGATCGTCATAGACGACCATCTTGCGGCTACCGCCGATCAACGTGCGGCGCACCTTGACCGGCGCCAGCCAGTTGACGTGGACATGCGCGATCAGCTTGCTGTCGAAGTGGAGGTTGAGATAGGCGATGTTCTCGGGCTCGCCGGGGAAATGGCTCATGCCCATCGCGGAGACCGCCACCGGTCGCGCTGGCAGCACGTAATCCATGATCGAGAGATCATGCACGGCCAGATCCCAGATCACGCTGACATCGTGCTGGAAAAGGCCGAGATTCACGCGCACGGAATCGTAATAGTAGATTTCGCCAAGCCCTCCCTCGACCAACTCGCGCATCTTGCGCACGGCGCTGGTGTGGACAAATGTGTGGTCGACCGCCAACACCAATCCACGGCGCTCGGCCTCTTCGATCAGCCGTTCGGCTTCCTCGGAAGAAGGAGCGATGGGCTTCTCCAGAAACACGTGCTTGCCCGCCATCAAGGCACTCATGGCAAGCCTGAAGTGCGTCGACACCGGCGTAGCGATGGCAATCGCGGCGATGCGCGGGTCACGCAGGATCGCCTCGTAATCGTCGGTGACCGCGACGCTCGGATAGCGGCCGCGCACGGCTGCAAGCCGGTCCAGATTAAGGTCGCAGACCGCGATGAGTTCGGTGCCGGCTGCCTCGGAAAGATTGCGAACGAGGTTGGGGCCCCAATAACCATAGCCCACCACGGCGACGCCGATCATCGTGCTTCTCCCACGGCCCTGGCGCGGACAGGCGCGCCCTCCACCTTGCCGACGACGGCCGCCGGCACGCCGGCGACGATGGAAAAGTCCGGCACGTCGCGGGTAACGACGGCACCGGCGCCGACTAGCGCGCCTTCGCCAATCACGATGCCGGCCAGAATGGTGGCGTTGGAGCCGATCGAGGCATGTCGTTTGACGGTGGTGGGAGTGACGGTCCAATCGGCGTCGGACTGCAGCGCGCCGTTTGGCGTGACGGCGCGCGGATAGAGGTCGTTGGTGAACATGACCCCATGACCTATGAAGACGCCGTCCTCGAGCGTGACGCCCTCGCAGATGAAACTGTGACTGGAAATCTTGCAGTTTTTGCCGACGACGGCGTTGCGCTGAATCTCAACGAAGGCGCCGATGCGAGAGCCCGCGCCGATGCTGCATCCGTAGAGGTTGACCAGGTCCGGTTGGTGGATGACGACACCCTCGGACAGGATGACGGAAGAAGAAATCATGCTGCCCCGGCTCTCCTGTTGCCAGCACCGTTGCCCTGGATGGCGCCGCCTGCGACCTGACGGGTGCACGGCGGTTTCATGCGAAGTGGGACGAAACCCCGCTGACAACGAGATGGCTTTTCGGGCCCTGAGTAAATTGAAGAAAACGCGGTAGCGTCATCCCACAAAGGAGTAGACGCCCTGTCGGAAGCCGCATGCGCGACCGCATTTGTGATGACGCGGCAGGGGCCGTGGAATGGATCTGTCGACCTGGTGCCATCGTACGATCAGAAACGACGCGAGAAGCTCGACTTCGCCGAACTCATGGCCTGCCATCCCGCCTGGCCGATCAACCGTTTGCTTGCCAGTTTGGCCCACGGCCATGACTTGCGAATTCCGGGACATACGTCTTGCGCGAAGGCCGAGATAGCATCGACCGCATCAAGATCGCCCGCGTTGAAGGCGGCACTCGCCCGCCCGATGGCCTGTCGCGCCAACCCTTCGGAAAGCGTCGATCGCACCGCCGGGTCGGCGGCCAGCGTCCCACCAGCTTCGGTCAGGAAAGCCATGATCGCCTTGTGACGTTCCTTGAGGTCGGCCAGCATGTGGCCGGCACTGTAGGCCAGCGACATGTTGGCGTCGTGCCTGCGGTAGACGCCCTGATCCTCGTTGATAAACCCTACCTGCGCATGCGATGCCAGTCTTAGCCACATCTCCATGTCGCCGCTGTGCGGCAACTCCAGCCGATACCCACCAAGGCGCTTCTGCAATTTGGTACGCACCACAGCCGTCGGCGTCGGCACGATGTTGCTGCCGCCGGAGACCTTCACGAATTCCGCGCCGGTCATGACCAGCGACTTTGCCGTTCCCGCCTTCCTGCCGAGCGGCCGAACCTGTTCTTCCGTGCCGTCCGAGTGCCTTGTGATGGCGTTGCCGAACACGAAGCCCACTTCGGGCGCATCCGCCATGAGCCGGCAGGCCCGGCTCAACGCCTG
The genomic region above belongs to Mesorhizobium terrae and contains:
- a CDS encoding acyltransferase, whose protein sequence is MISSSVILSEGVVIHQPDLVNLYGCSIGAGSRIGAFVEIQRNAVVGKNCKISSHSFICEGVTLEDGVFIGHGVMFTNDLYPRAVTPNGALQSDADWTVTPTTVKRHASIGSNATILAGIVIGEGALVGAGAVVTRDVPDFSIVAGVPAAVVGKVEGAPVRARAVGEAR
- a CDS encoding Gfo/Idh/MocA family protein, whose product is MIGVAVVGYGYWGPNLVRNLSEAAGTELIAVCDLNLDRLAAVRGRYPSVAVTDDYEAILRDPRIAAIAIATPVSTHFRLAMSALMAGKHVFLEKPIAPSSEEAERLIEEAERRGLVLAVDHTFVHTSAVRKMRELVEGGLGEIYYYDSVRVNLGLFQHDVSVIWDLAVHDLSIMDYVLPARPVAVSAMGMSHFPGEPENIAYLNLHFDSKLIAHVHVNWLAPVKVRRTLIGGSRKMVVYDDLEPSEKIKVYDKGITLKGEFQANGEAVRQALIGYRSGDMWAPHLDIAEALATELKEFVGCIETGGTPVADGHAGLRVVRILEAASASLCQRGRVVELEPARRVA
- a CDS encoding glycosyltransferase family 2 protein; translated protein: MSISVDVIVPCYRYAHFLQGCVETILEQRGVDVRVLIIDDASPDNTEEIGMGLADSDSRVTFRRHQTNRGHIPTFNEGIEWVSAECLLLLSADDYILPQALSRACRLMADAPEVGFVFGNAITRHSDGTEEQVRPLGRKAGTAKSLVMTGAEFVKVSGGSNIVPTPTAVVRTKLQKRLGGYRLELPHSGDMEMWLRLASHAQVGFINEDQGVYRRHDANMSLAYSAGHMLADLKERHKAIMAFLTEAGGTLAADPAVRSTLSEGLARQAIGRASAAFNAGDLDAVDAISAFAQDVCPGIRKSWPWAKLASKRLIGQAGWQAMSSAKSSFSRRF